In Pedobacter sp. WC2423, the following are encoded in one genomic region:
- a CDS encoding GtrA family protein has protein sequence MLKNPLIKLIDFFYFPFLHFIPIKTFRYGVTGGSNALLNLTIFFLSYNYILKGEALRIGSYTITSYIGADLMALSVSFPVGFLLNKYLVFQQQGRGIQQLGLYAFVTVSSLLMNYGLLHLLVGYFGFWATPSQAFIIVLMSAFSYFFQSYVTFRERK, from the coding sequence TTGCTCAAGAATCCACTCATTAAGCTCATAGACTTCTTTTACTTTCCTTTCTTACATTTTATACCGATAAAGACTTTTAGATATGGTGTCACCGGCGGAAGTAATGCCCTGCTCAATCTGACTATATTCTTTCTGAGTTACAATTATATATTGAAGGGAGAAGCATTAAGAATTGGAAGCTATACAATCACCTCTTATATTGGAGCAGATCTGATGGCTCTTTCTGTGAGTTTTCCGGTAGGATTTCTATTGAATAAGTATCTGGTTTTCCAACAACAAGGAAGAGGGATTCAGCAGCTGGGGCTATACGCATTTGTTACTGTAAGTTCACTACTGATGAATTACGGCTTGCTACATTTGCTGGTTGGATATTTTGGCTTTTGGGCCACGCCTTCACAAGCTTTTATTATTGTACTGATGTCTGCGTTCAGTTACTTCTTTCAATCGTATGTAACTTTTCGGGAACGAAAATAA
- a CDS encoding HAD hydrolase-like protein has product MSIKLVVFDMAGTTVSDENYVALSFQQAMKNQGYHVELKDINPLMGYEKPLAIQMILDKYETDVQKINTDSIARIHTDFVNIMLEFYTNSNEIRPLPNVESTFGQLRTMGIKIGLDTGFSRNIAELIISRLNWETQIDIMVASDDVKNGRPYPDMIHKMQADLNLLTTDEIVKIGDTEVDVNEGINAGCKYVVGITTGAFTREELEPHHPTHIIDDISELIAIIKA; this is encoded by the coding sequence ATGTCAATAAAACTAGTAGTGTTTGATATGGCTGGTACAACTGTAAGTGATGAAAATTACGTAGCCCTATCCTTTCAGCAAGCCATGAAAAATCAGGGATATCATGTGGAATTAAAAGATATAAACCCATTGATGGGTTATGAAAAACCTCTTGCTATTCAGATGATACTGGACAAGTATGAAACTGATGTTCAAAAAATCAATACAGATTCCATAGCCCGGATACATACTGATTTTGTAAATATAATGCTGGAATTTTACACTAATTCCAATGAAATCAGGCCACTCCCAAATGTTGAAAGCACTTTCGGACAGCTTAGAACTATGGGTATTAAAATTGGTCTGGATACAGGGTTTTCCAGAAATATTGCAGAATTGATTATCAGCCGTCTGAACTGGGAAACACAGATAGACATCATGGTTGCCAGTGACGATGTAAAAAATGGCCGTCCATATCCAGATATGATTCATAAAATGCAAGCCGACCTGAATCTGCTTACAACGGATGAAATAGTTAAAATCGGAGATACAGAAGTCGATGTAAATGAAGGGATTAATGCAGGATGTAAATACGTGGTCGGAATTACTACCGGAGCTTTTACAAGGGAAGAACTTGAACCACATCACCCGACACATATCATTGATGATATTTCAGAACTGATTGCAATTATCAAAGCATAA
- a CDS encoding polysaccharide deacetylase family protein — protein MILLSFDIEEFDMAFEYGKSITFEEQIRISSEGTLTILELLAKNKLKATFFSTVTFAKNATAIIKRILDEGHELASHGVYHSDFKKEHLLESRLALEELSGVAVTGYRMARMMPVDEQEIQKAGYLYNSSINPTWLPGRYNNRHISRTYFYQSGVLQLPASVSPISRFPLFWLSFHNLPLWFYQHLVKKTYQKDNYINIYFHPWEFTDLTDKERFGFPGYVSKNSGQDMITRMDKFMGWLNKQGYPSGTISQFTKNIPLA, from the coding sequence ATGATATTGCTCAGCTTTGATATTGAAGAGTTCGATATGGCATTTGAATATGGAAAAAGTATCACTTTCGAAGAACAAATAAGAATCTCTTCTGAAGGTACCCTGACCATACTGGAACTGCTGGCTAAGAACAAACTTAAAGCGACCTTTTTCAGTACGGTTACCTTTGCAAAAAATGCAACTGCAATTATAAAGCGTATACTCGATGAAGGTCACGAGCTTGCTTCCCATGGCGTATACCATTCAGATTTCAAAAAAGAACACTTACTGGAATCCAGGTTAGCCCTGGAAGAATTATCAGGAGTAGCGGTAACAGGTTACAGAATGGCAAGGATGATGCCCGTAGATGAGCAGGAGATACAAAAAGCAGGTTATCTATATAATAGCTCCATTAATCCAACGTGGTTGCCTGGAAGGTATAATAACCGCCATATTTCCAGAACATATTTTTATCAGAGCGGGGTTTTACAATTACCGGCTTCAGTAAGCCCGATTTCACGCTTTCCGCTTTTCTGGCTATCATTTCATAACCTGCCTCTTTGGTTTTACCAGCATCTGGTCAAAAAGACTTATCAGAAAGATAATTATATTAATATTTATTTTCATCCATGGGAGTTTACAGACCTGACCGATAAAGAGCGTTTTGGTTTTCCGGGTTATGTCAGTAAAAATTCTGGTCAGGATATGATTACCAGAATGGATAAATTTATGGGATGGCTGAACAAGCAAGGTTATCCTTCAGGAACGATTTCACAATTCACTAAGAACATACCTTTAGCATAA
- a CDS encoding glycosyltransferase family 87 protein, giving the protein MKSSLAANLTKLFNNRLFILSIFILLPAITSYRQYHSGTSHNNYLIFIYTYFHANEHVSLFGRYPEYADMNHYGPLFSLLIAPFAQLPEFLGMFFWELANSLFLYYAIKTLPLKDAKINAVYWIIAHELLTALFACQINPSITAIIVLSYTLIDKKKNFWAACLILLGTFIKLYGIVGLAFFFFVKQKPKFIAYCIFWAIVFFGLPMLFYGHEYILLQYKEWYLSLSAKQLENATLVSWQDISLMGIVRRVTGNPDISNLPFLITGVILFCLPYLRIKQYQSQAFRLMYLSSTLIFTVIFSNSSESPTYIIAFTGVAIWFVLQEKPIQPIVIALFVFAILLTTLGSSDLYTRSFRDNYIIHYSLKALPCVLIWFYMTYQMIFKQFDLTNNPTA; this is encoded by the coding sequence ATGAAATCAAGCTTGGCCGCTAATTTAACTAAGCTTTTTAATAACCGGCTATTTATTCTCAGTATTTTTATCCTTTTGCCTGCAATTACTTCCTACAGACAATATCATTCGGGTACCTCTCATAATAACTATCTGATTTTCATTTATACTTATTTTCACGCCAACGAGCATGTATCCTTATTTGGCAGGTATCCTGAATATGCAGACATGAATCATTACGGGCCGTTGTTCTCACTCCTCATTGCACCTTTCGCTCAATTGCCTGAATTTCTGGGGATGTTTTTCTGGGAGCTCGCAAACAGTCTGTTCTTATACTATGCGATAAAGACACTACCACTAAAAGATGCAAAGATAAATGCTGTGTACTGGATCATTGCCCATGAATTGCTCACAGCCTTATTTGCCTGTCAGATTAATCCTTCGATTACAGCAATCATTGTTTTAAGTTATACCTTAATTGATAAAAAAAAGAACTTCTGGGCAGCATGCCTCATTTTACTAGGTACATTTATCAAACTATACGGTATTGTCGGGCTTGCATTCTTCTTTTTCGTTAAACAAAAGCCAAAATTCATTGCCTATTGTATCTTCTGGGCTATCGTATTCTTTGGACTGCCGATGCTCTTTTACGGTCATGAATATATCTTATTACAATATAAAGAATGGTATCTTTCTTTAAGTGCTAAACAACTTGAAAACGCGACACTGGTTTCCTGGCAGGATATATCCCTGATGGGAATAGTCAGGAGAGTGACCGGAAATCCTGATATTTCAAATTTACCGTTTCTGATTACCGGCGTTATTCTTTTCTGTCTTCCTTATCTAAGGATTAAACAATATCAATCACAGGCATTCAGGCTGATGTACCTGTCATCAACGCTGATCTTTACTGTTATCTTTAGTAATTCTTCTGAATCACCGACCTATATCATTGCATTTACAGGTGTAGCTATCTGGTTTGTCTTGCAGGAAAAACCTATACAACCAATCGTGATTGCTCTTTTCGTTTTTGCGATATTACTTACAACTTTAGGGTCTTCCGATTTATATACCAGGTCTTTCAGAGACAATTATATTATCCATTATTCGTTAAAAGCTCTTCCATGTGTGCTCATATGGTTCTATATGACTTATCAAATGATCTTTAAACAATTTGATTTAACAAACAATCCAACGGCATGA
- a CDS encoding triple tyrosine motif-containing protein, translated as MKIRYLLNFLLFLCFILTGMPLKATQIKSIGVPYVQNFPKSVYLSGNQNWSIAKDAQGIMYFGNTQGLLTYDGKYWQQYQLPNRQIVRSVATDSKGKIYTGAFGEFGYWSSQHKKLTYTSLVRLIPKTGQLSDEVWKIIVDGKRVIFQSFTTIYIYENNKITQIKGQGSFLFMHHVGSRFLIEILDKGIFELKGHRLTPLPHTDLASPKNIMTILPYKNGSMLIGTSKDGLFIYNGSTFTPFNIPANDFLKTFQLNNGSRINNQYYAFGTILNGIILIDQEGNIVQQINKSRGLQNNTVLSVFTDNEQNLWAGLDNGIDRVELNSPLYFYLDKAGQFGTVYSSLIYNNNIYLGTNQGLFYSPWVSGNGKSFNTFDFRLVPNSQGQVWDLSVLDGQLIMGHNVGSFKVNGNQLEKISSNSGGWTIKKLNSNPNYLIQGTYNGLVLYQKDAKGQWKYFTKIQNFEEPSRYVEQDSRGDIWVSHAYKGLYKLTLSPDFKKVIKTHYYDERNGLPGNYNINLFTLENKLVFSSDAGFMLYDEISNRFTPYKELNKGLGSFANSNKIINAGVKKYWFINHGKTAMVDFSEPGKLNIDSNRLSLLDGRMVQYYENISPISNTMHLVSVDDGFVIYDAIAGNDHGKKTVLPAVLIRKVEDVTDVYKTISENGNSGEEIEIPFNRNNIRISFSLPYYRQAKIKFQYYLEGYSNQWSEWSASSAKDFTNLGKGSYRFLVRAKINDELVSKVSVFEFTVLPPFYASNWAFAFYALLIILLFILAKKQYQLKLRKDHDEILAKVELEKEIFLKTEAEEREKQLSVIQTERLQTELKSKNRELANSAMSLVYKNELLQKLSQEMIKLKDEKGKVLADDQFRKIQKVIDEGMNDERDWNLFETSFNEAHGSFFKKLKANHPDLVPNDLKLCAYLHMNMSSKEMASLLNISLRGVEIRRYRLRKKLNIPHDKNLAEFFMEL; from the coding sequence ATGAAAATCCGTTATCTACTGAATTTCCTGTTATTCCTGTGTTTCATCCTGACAGGTATGCCCCTGAAGGCAACACAAATAAAGAGTATTGGTGTTCCTTACGTTCAGAACTTCCCGAAATCAGTATACCTTTCCGGGAATCAGAACTGGTCTATCGCTAAAGATGCCCAGGGAATCATGTATTTTGGCAATACGCAGGGCCTGCTTACCTACGATGGTAAATACTGGCAGCAGTACCAGTTACCTAACCGTCAGATCGTACGTTCAGTGGCTACTGATTCCAAAGGAAAGATTTATACAGGTGCATTCGGGGAATTTGGTTACTGGTCATCGCAGCACAAGAAACTTACTTATACTTCACTGGTCAGGCTCATTCCTAAAACAGGACAACTCTCTGATGAAGTCTGGAAAATCATTGTAGATGGCAAAAGAGTTATCTTTCAGTCATTCACTACCATCTATATTTACGAAAATAATAAAATAACACAGATTAAAGGGCAGGGGTCATTCTTGTTTATGCACCATGTGGGCAGCAGATTTTTAATTGAGATCTTAGATAAAGGGATATTCGAGCTCAAAGGTCATAGGCTGACGCCGCTTCCGCATACCGATCTGGCCAGTCCGAAAAATATCATGACAATCCTTCCCTATAAAAATGGAAGTATGCTGATCGGGACAAGTAAAGACGGCTTGTTCATCTACAATGGATCAACTTTTACTCCTTTTAATATTCCGGCCAATGATTTCCTCAAAACATTCCAGCTGAATAACGGAAGCAGGATCAACAATCAATATTATGCTTTTGGTACTATCCTGAATGGAATTATCCTGATTGACCAGGAGGGAAATATTGTACAGCAGATCAATAAGTCGAGAGGTTTACAGAACAATACGGTATTAAGTGTATTTACGGATAACGAGCAGAATCTCTGGGCAGGCCTGGACAATGGAATTGACAGGGTAGAATTGAACTCTCCGCTTTATTTTTACCTGGATAAAGCCGGACAGTTTGGGACAGTCTATTCCAGTTTAATTTACAATAACAATATTTATCTGGGAACCAATCAGGGGTTATTTTATAGTCCATGGGTTTCAGGCAATGGTAAAAGCTTTAATACTTTTGATTTCAGACTGGTTCCGAATTCACAAGGGCAGGTATGGGACCTGAGTGTGCTGGATGGTCAATTGATTATGGGCCATAATGTGGGCAGTTTTAAAGTAAACGGCAACCAGCTTGAAAAGATTTCCAGCAATAGCGGAGGCTGGACCATTAAAAAGCTAAATAGTAATCCAAATTACCTGATCCAGGGAACTTACAATGGTCTTGTTTTATATCAGAAAGATGCGAAAGGGCAATGGAAGTATTTTACGAAAATCCAGAACTTCGAAGAGCCTTCCCGTTATGTAGAACAGGATTCCAGGGGAGACATCTGGGTAAGCCACGCTTATAAAGGTTTATACAAACTTACTTTAAGCCCTGATTTTAAAAAGGTGATCAAAACTCACTATTATGACGAACGTAACGGACTTCCCGGCAATTACAATATTAACCTGTTTACCCTGGAAAATAAACTGGTCTTCTCTTCTGATGCTGGTTTTATGCTCTATGATGAGATCAGCAATCGCTTTACGCCTTATAAAGAACTAAACAAAGGATTAGGAAGTTTTGCCAATTCAAATAAAATCATCAATGCAGGTGTGAAGAAATACTGGTTTATCAATCATGGAAAAACTGCCATGGTCGATTTCAGTGAGCCAGGCAAACTGAACATCGACTCTAACAGGCTGAGTTTACTGGATGGCAGAATGGTTCAGTATTATGAAAATATCAGCCCGATCAGTAATACGATGCACCTGGTAAGTGTTGATGATGGCTTTGTGATTTATGATGCCATTGCGGGTAATGACCATGGAAAGAAAACGGTTTTACCGGCAGTACTGATCAGAAAAGTAGAAGATGTAACTGATGTTTATAAAACAATAAGTGAGAATGGGAATAGTGGAGAAGAGATTGAAATCCCTTTCAACAGGAATAATATCAGGATCTCTTTTTCTCTTCCTTATTACAGACAGGCAAAAATCAAATTCCAATATTACCTGGAGGGTTATTCTAACCAGTGGTCTGAGTGGAGCGCTTCTTCTGCGAAAGACTTTACAAATCTGGGTAAAGGAAGTTACCGGTTCCTGGTCCGTGCTAAAATCAATGATGAGCTGGTGAGTAAAGTCAGCGTATTTGAGTTTACTGTTCTCCCTCCATTTTATGCGAGCAACTGGGCTTTCGCGTTCTATGCGTTATTAATTATTTTACTGTTTATACTCGCTAAAAAACAATACCAGCTGAAGCTTCGCAAAGACCATGATGAAATCCTGGCCAAAGTGGAATTGGAAAAAGAGATTTTCCTGAAAACAGAGGCAGAAGAAAGAGAGAAACAACTTAGCGTTATTCAAACGGAAAGACTGCAAACAGAACTGAAAAGTAAAAACCGGGAACTGGCAAATTCGGCTATGAGCCTGGTTTATAAAAATGAGTTGTTGCAAAAGCTGAGTCAGGAGATGATCAAGCTGAAAGACGAGAAAGGTAAGGTACTTGCAGACGACCAGTTCAGAAAAATACAAAAGGTTATTGATGAAGGGATGAATGATGAGCGGGACTGGAATTTATTCGAGACCAGCTTCAATGAAGCGCATGGAAGTTTCTTCAAAAAACTGAAGGCAAATCATCCTGACCTGGTTCCGAACGACCTCAAATTATGTGCCTATCTGCACATGAATATGAGCAGTAAAGAAATGGCTTCTTTATTGAACATCTCGCTCAGGGGGGTTGAAATCCGGAGGTACAGGCTGCGTAAGAAGCTGAATATACCACATGACAAGAACCTTGCAGAGTTCTTTATGGAGCTTTAG
- a CDS encoding calcium:proton antiporter: MKQKLPLPLWTIVTPVIAWLAYFGISLDLGILYTFFLAAVLIGGVLAAVHHAEVVAHRVGEPFGTLLLALAITIIEVALIVSLMLTGGPDVAELARDTVLAAVMIILTGIVGLSLLVGGAKFKEQVFSLPGVSAALVTLTAIMVLTLILPNYTTSKAGPQYTQVQLIFVAVICLVLYGSFVMVQAVRHRDYFLPPEADGNEDVHAEPPTNKVALMSAFLLVLCLGIVVLLAKALAPDIENTVVNMGAPKSLVGVIIAAVVLLPEGLAAYRAAKKNRLQTSLNLALGSALASIGLTIPAVAIVAMVTGMSITLGIDMKATVLLLLAQFTIMLSLATGRTNILQGIVLLVIFAVYLFTIIAP, from the coding sequence ATGAAACAAAAATTACCACTGCCATTATGGACAATAGTAACGCCTGTTATAGCCTGGTTGGCTTATTTCGGGATTTCTCTGGATCTTGGTATTCTTTATACCTTTTTTCTTGCCGCTGTACTAATTGGTGGAGTACTTGCTGCTGTGCATCATGCTGAAGTTGTAGCACACAGGGTGGGCGAACCATTTGGTACTTTACTACTCGCATTGGCAATCACCATTATAGAAGTTGCATTAATTGTATCTCTGATGTTAACCGGAGGACCTGATGTGGCTGAACTTGCCAGAGACACAGTTCTCGCGGCCGTTATGATTATTTTAACCGGAATTGTTGGATTAAGTCTGCTCGTTGGAGGAGCAAAGTTTAAAGAGCAGGTATTCAGTTTACCGGGAGTAAGTGCGGCACTGGTTACACTCACAGCGATTATGGTACTTACTTTAATTCTTCCAAATTATACCACAAGTAAAGCTGGTCCGCAATATACTCAGGTTCAGCTGATTTTTGTCGCTGTAATTTGTTTAGTACTGTATGGTTCATTTGTTATGGTTCAGGCAGTTAGACACCGTGATTATTTTTTACCTCCTGAGGCCGATGGAAATGAAGATGTGCATGCAGAACCACCAACAAATAAAGTGGCTTTAATGAGTGCCTTTTTATTGGTGCTGTGTTTAGGCATTGTAGTATTACTGGCTAAAGCTTTAGCTCCGGATATTGAAAATACGGTCGTAAATATGGGAGCACCAAAATCTTTAGTGGGCGTAATTATCGCAGCTGTAGTTTTATTGCCTGAAGGACTTGCTGCTTACCGCGCTGCCAAAAAGAACCGTTTACAGACCAGTCTTAATCTGGCACTGGGTTCTGCGCTTGCGAGTATTGGTTTAACGATTCCTGCGGTTGCAATTGTTGCTATGGTAACCGGTATGAGTATTACTTTAGGAATCGATATGAAGGCAACAGTGTTATTGTTGCTCGCTCAGTTTACCATTATGCTTTCGCTGGCTACCGGCCGTACGAACATATTACAGGGTATAGTGTTGCTGGTTATTTTTGCAGTATACCTTTTCACTATTATAGCTCCTTAG
- a CDS encoding helix-turn-helix domain-containing protein — MEENIILKISTRIKEIRRERNTTVQELADLAGVSKGLISQIENNRTVPSLMVLIDIISALEVDLNQFFKDISASSQLSPVIIKRKNEYEPFEKEQAMGFLYQRIFTKTFKNSTVDIVLLELEPNATRPMVVTEAFEYKYILSGKVDYIFEDQTYSLSDGDSMLFDGRLPHTPKNTSDQKAIMLIIYFFEQNGNSLTK, encoded by the coding sequence ATGGAAGAGAATATTATACTTAAGATAAGTACCAGGATAAAAGAAATAAGAAGAGAGCGTAATACAACAGTACAGGAACTTGCTGATCTTGCGGGTGTAAGCAAAGGACTGATTTCACAGATTGAGAATAACCGTACTGTACCTTCTTTAATGGTATTGATAGATATTATCAGTGCTTTAGAAGTTGATTTAAACCAGTTTTTCAAAGATATATCAGCGAGCAGCCAGCTTAGTCCTGTAATCATTAAAAGAAAAAATGAATACGAGCCGTTCGAAAAAGAACAGGCAATGGGATTTTTATATCAGCGTATTTTCACAAAAACCTTTAAAAATTCAACAGTCGATATCGTATTGCTTGAACTTGAACCAAATGCAACCAGGCCAATGGTGGTTACTGAAGCATTCGAATATAAATATATCTTATCAGGGAAAGTAGACTATATTTTTGAAGATCAGACTTACAGCCTGTCTGATGGAGACTCTATGCTATTTGACGGGCGTTTACCCCATACGCCTAAAAATACCTCTGATCAAAAAGCAATCATGCTGATTATTTATTTCTTTGAGCAAAACGGGAACAGCTTAACAAAATAA
- a CDS encoding glycosyltransferase family 2 protein: protein MKKTVSVVIPAFNEAENLIVIIDRLEGIFKNTVYDAEFIIIDDGSTDHTLTILKTMASINTKLFYIEFSRNFGHQLALKAGLDQAKGDCVISLDADLQHPPELIIQMLEKWEEGNDVVYTRRSEDKSLPYGKRKSSSLFYRLINVLSSIQIEEGTADFRLMDKKVIDVFRNFEENEPFIRGLVQWMGYKQIAIDYIPHKRHAGTSKYNVRKMMRFALQGVTSFSIKPLYTAVYLGFAFSMLSVLYIPYVFYSVYMGIEVDGWASTIMTIVFFGGLQLIIMGIIGIYIGKMFMQTKNRPNYIIKSTNFVPAPTNTNYDIAQL, encoded by the coding sequence ATGAAGAAAACCGTATCTGTAGTGATCCCCGCCTTTAATGAGGCCGAGAACTTAATCGTTATTATCGACAGGCTGGAGGGTATCTTCAAAAATACGGTCTATGATGCCGAATTTATAATTATTGATGATGGTAGTACTGATCACACCCTCACCATCCTTAAAACGATGGCAAGTATCAATACTAAATTATTTTATATAGAGTTTTCCCGGAATTTCGGACATCAGCTTGCTTTAAAAGCTGGATTAGATCAGGCCAAAGGTGATTGTGTAATTTCTCTGGATGCAGATCTGCAGCACCCACCAGAGCTGATTATCCAGATGCTTGAAAAGTGGGAAGAAGGTAATGATGTAGTTTATACCCGTAGATCAGAAGATAAGAGTCTTCCTTACGGAAAAAGAAAATCGTCATCCCTTTTCTACAGACTGATCAATGTCTTATCAAGCATACAAATTGAAGAAGGCACTGCTGACTTCAGGCTGATGGATAAAAAAGTGATAGATGTATTCAGAAACTTTGAAGAAAACGAGCCCTTTATTCGTGGCCTTGTCCAGTGGATGGGTTATAAACAAATTGCGATTGATTATATCCCGCATAAAAGACACGCAGGTACAAGTAAATATAATGTTCGGAAAATGATGCGTTTTGCCTTACAGGGCGTAACCTCGTTCAGTATCAAACCACTTTACACTGCTGTATATCTTGGTTTCGCTTTTTCTATGTTATCTGTTTTATACATTCCTTATGTATTCTACTCGGTTTACATGGGCATAGAAGTAGACGGATGGGCATCTACTATTATGACTATAGTGTTTTTCGGAGGATTACAACTCATTATTATGGGGATTATAGGAATCTATATCGGCAAGATGTTTATGCAGACAAAAAATCGCCCTAACTATATCATTAAATCTACAAATTTCGTTCCGGCACCTACAAACACAAATTATGATATTGCTCAGCTTTGA
- a CDS encoding rhodanese-related sulfurtransferase, translating into MEKFNTILYYCYSPIADAEQFAADHLKFCKSLGLVGRIIVADEGLNGTVSGTETACRAYMEAVHADERFAKTEFKIDEVPEPSFIKMHCRYKSEIVHSGLRDTSIINPNEQTGKHLEPAAFKEMLDQEDVIILDVRSNYEHSLGRFKNAITLDIDNFREFPEKINELAQYKDKKVLTYCTGGIKCEKASALLLHHGFNDVYQLHGGIIKYGKEAGGEDFEGKCYVFDNRIAVDVNSVNPTIVSKCYNCGTTTAKMINCANPECNEHITQCDECGTKLEGCCSAACVTNPRRRPYDGTGYYVKVPQQVNVAVK; encoded by the coding sequence ATGGAAAAATTCAATACAATACTATACTACTGCTATAGTCCAATAGCAGATGCGGAACAATTTGCTGCCGATCACCTCAAATTTTGTAAATCATTAGGTCTTGTGGGCCGGATCATCGTTGCTGATGAAGGTTTAAACGGAACAGTTTCAGGTACAGAAACTGCTTGTAGAGCTTACATGGAAGCTGTTCATGCAGATGAACGCTTTGCAAAGACAGAATTTAAGATTGATGAAGTTCCGGAACCTTCTTTCATTAAAATGCACTGCCGTTATAAATCTGAGATCGTACACTCTGGTTTAAGAGACACCAGCATTATCAATCCTAATGAGCAGACAGGAAAACATCTTGAACCCGCAGCATTTAAAGAAATGCTTGATCAGGAAGATGTAATCATCCTGGATGTACGTTCGAATTATGAACACAGCCTTGGTAGATTTAAAAACGCCATTACTCTTGACATTGATAACTTCAGAGAGTTTCCGGAAAAGATAAACGAACTGGCACAATACAAAGACAAAAAAGTCCTTACTTATTGCACCGGGGGAATTAAATGTGAAAAAGCCTCTGCCCTATTGCTCCACCATGGCTTTAATGATGTTTACCAATTACACGGTGGTATTATCAAATATGGTAAAGAAGCAGGTGGAGAAGACTTCGAAGGAAAATGTTATGTATTTGATAACCGTATAGCCGTAGATGTAAACTCAGTAAACCCTACTATAGTATCAAAATGCTATAACTGCGGAACAACTACCGCAAAAATGATCAACTGTGCCAATCCGGAATGTAATGAGCACATTACTCAATGTGATGAATGCGGTACAAAACTAGAAGGATGCTGCTCTGCTGCCTGTGTAACGAACCCACGCCGTCGTCCTTATGACGGAACAGGTTACTACGTAAAAGTTCCTCAGCAAGTAAACGTTGCTGTAAAATAA